The DNA segment CTTATAATAAAAGATAATAAAGCACTTAGCATTGCATAATTTAAAATAGAAGTTGCACTATATATTATAGATGCACCATGAAGTCTTAAAATTGATATTCTAATGTGATGTTCATGAAACCATAATTTTATTTGTTTAGCAATAATTATAATTGCAAAAATAGCAATTATAAAAAATAGAATAAAAGATACACTATTTAATAAAAGTAAGAGAAGATATATTTGGTTATGATTTTTATAAAATACTTCTACTTTTTTTATATTCGGATTTTTTAAAAGAGTTGTTTTTATGTCTTCTAATTCACTACTTGTAGGAAAAATTTCTAGATTGATTTGATAAAAATTTGGCAATTTTTGCTTTAAAAGTTCTATAGAATTTTCAGAAAGATTTGTTTTTATATTGTCAATTATTTTATCATTTGATAAAGCTTGAATTGTATCTATATTAATACCAGCAAGTTTTGGCATCTCTTCTTTACTTAAAACAGAAGTAGACACTACAACAATTGAATAATCTTTTGATATTTTACTTTGATAACTAGCAACTACATTGTTTATTAATAAATATATAGCAAATGCAATTAACATTGATAATAACGGTATTAAAAATGCAAAAATATTTTTAAGAGACTTCATAAATAATCCCATCATCAATTGATAATTGTCTGAATTTTATACCCAAATTTCGAGGAACTCTGTGAGTTACAACTACAACTGTAATACCCAGTTGTTCATTTGCACCTTTTAATAGATTCCATACTAAATCTGCAGAATAATCGTCAAGATTCCCTGTAGGCTCATCTGCAATAATAATTTTTGGATTGTGAGCTAACGCACGAGCCACAGCAACTCTTTGTTGTTCTCCCCCACTTAATTCATTTGGATAATATCCAGCTCTATGACTAAGTCTTACGTGAGCTAATAGTTTGTTTGCTTGCTCTTTTGATACCTCATTAGAATAACCATTTATTTTTAGAGGAATCATAATATTTTCTTCAATTGTAAATTCATTTACAAGTTTGTAATCTTGAAATATAATTCCTATGTTTTTTCTAAGAAGTCTTAACTTTTTTCCACCAATTCCAAAAACTTCTTGTCCTGCAATTTTTAAATTGCCATGTTTTATAGGAATTTCTCCATAAAAAGATTTAAGAAGAGTAGATTTACCACTTCCTGAATTTCCACCAATAAAGATAAACTCTTTTGGTTTTATAGAAAAATTTCCTTTTTTAATAATATATTTATTGTCATCATAAGTTAAATAGATATTTGTTGCTTCGATCATTTAAATAAAATCTCTTTTAAATTTTTATGAGCATCTATATTTGAACTTGTAGGAAGAGGATTCCCTTGGTAATATGATGCTTTTCCTTCTTGTATTAATATGTATTTTGTAATTGGACGGTCAAAATTTCCCATAGTAACTTTTATTAATCCTGAATTTTCTTTTCCCAAAATTGTGTAAAGTTCTTCTATATGTACAAAATAGTTATTAACTATAATTGCTTTTTCTGGAATTTTTGAGATTATATCTTTTAAATTTATACTATTTTCAAAAGAAAAATCAAATGACAAATCTATAGCTTTGTCTTCATTTAATGAAGTTAGTGTTAAATCATAGATATTTTTTCCCTGTTTTTTCCATCTATCTTCATATTTACTACTAACTTCTAAATCTTTATTTATATCAATATTTATTTTCCCCTTTGGTAAATTAGTAAGTAGTTCTAGACAAAAATCAAAATAATTTCTACTATCAGTTCTTAATTCTAATGTTCCACCAACCTTTAAAACTCTAAATGCTTCATTTATAAATTCATTTGAATATATTCTTCTATGTGGTTTTTTATCCCAAGGAACAGGAAAATGAACAAATATTTTTCCTACTTTATTTGATTCAATAAACTCCATAAAAAGTCTTGCATCATAGTTTATTACCAAAACATTTGTAATATTTTGAATTTCAAGTTGTTTTAATAGTTGTTCTATTGATGGATAATGAATTTCAAGACCAATAAATTGAATATTTGGATTCGATTTTGCTTGGTGTAATAAATGTCTACCACTCCCAAATCCTATTTCAATTTGAATCTCTTTATTTGTTTCAAATTCATCAACAAAATAGTTTATATCTTTTAAATATTTATGTTTTTGTTCTTTTTCCGCTTTAAAACTATTTGTATTTGAAAATATTATTCTAGAAGAGTTTTCTTTAACATAAGCATTTAGACTATCTTTTATTAAACTAACAGGAGATAATCTAGTAACCTTATCAGATTTAATCATAAGATTTTCATCTTTTGGTTTGATTGTTAATAAAAACTCTTTATTGTTATATTTTGTAGCAACTCTATATTCTATTTTTCTATTACTTTTTGTAAAATCATATGATTGTGCTATAAACTGAAAATCTACACCATCTTTTGAAGATGGTGTACTTATTAAATCTTTTTTTTCAAATACTATATGGGGCATAATTTCTCTTATATCTTTTTATTTTCTAACTAAACTTACTTCATTTGAAGATTCTGAAGCTATTCCAAATTCATCAATTGCTTGAATTGAGTATTTATAATCAATACCACTTACAATATCACTATCTTGAAAACTTGTTCCTGAAATGTTTTCAAATTTTGTAGTTTTATATTGAAAAAAGTTTTGCTTTGTTTTTTTAATTACTGTATAAGAAACTGCTCTTGGAGTACTAGACCAATTTAAAACAGCAACTCCTCCTTGAATAGAAGCTTGAGATAAGTTTGGTTTTGTAGGTTTTCCTAAACTTTCACCTTTAACAGGTTTTAAGTCTGAAGTGCTGTCAAGACCATCTTTATCAATAGCAATGATTTTATAATAATATTTTAAACCATCTTCTTTTAAGTCATCAGTATATTCTAAAACATTTGAATTTACAGTTTCTATCTTTTTATAACCAAAAGATTCATAATTACTTCTATGTATTTCATATTGTACAACATCGTTTGTTGGTGACGCACTCCATGTTAAAAATATTTTTTTAGGAATATTATTAGATGCTTTTAACCCAGTTACACTTTTTGGAGCAGGTTTTGTAACAGCTTCTAATACTTTTGTAGGAGCTGATTCTACATCATCAAAAGTGAATGCTTTAACTCTATACTTATGCTTTGAAGAGTTGCTAAGACCAGTATCTAGATATTCAGCAGATAATCTTTGATTAACTGTAGCTAAATATATCCATTCATTTAAAGTATCGTTATATTTTTCAACTCTATAATAGTTAACTCTTTGATCTGGATGTGGTTCCCAAAGAAGTTTTACTTTTTTTGGAAGATTTGACACAGCTTGGGCAAAAGCAACAGGTTTTATTCTAGGAAGAGTTTCTGCAATATATGCTTCCGTTGTTGGTGATTCTGTTCCATCACTTAATACAGATGAAATTTGGTAAGCATATTTAGTTTTTGGTTCTAAACCTTTATCTACATAGTGAGTAGCATGTCTACTATCAATTTTTGATATTAGTTTTAAAGTTTTTTCACCTTTGCTTATTTCTGTTCTATAAAAATTGTATCCAACTACTCTTGGATCATCTAATTTTTGCCATTCGAAACCTATTGATGTCATATCAGGTAGAGATTTTATAGAAGAGTAATTTACAGTAGGAGCAGACTGATTTACTTTTGGAGCCGTTGTTGTTGAAAGTGAATCAATAACATTGCTACAACCACTATATAAAAGAAGAAAAGTTGTTAATGATGTTGCTTGTATTAATCTTTTCATTTGAAAAATCCTTAGAAAAATTAGTTTTTAAAAAATTACTCATATCATCTGGTAAATTTGCACAAAAGCTCATCTTTATATTTTTTGTTGGATGAGTTAAATATAGGATATAAGCGTGTAAAAAAAATCTATTTATTTTATTTAATTCGCCCTTAAATCCATATAAAGTATCTCCAAGAATATGCCTATTTATTGAGTTCAAGTGAACTCTTATTTGATGTGTACGCCCTGTAAAAAGTTTAGCAGATACTAATTCATATTTCTCATTATCACTTAAAGAAATTTTTAAAAAAGCTGATTTTGCATATCTTCCATTTTCAATAATATCCATTTTGAGTCTATTATTAGGATTTCTTGCTATTGGTCTTTCAATTATTAAGTTATCTTTTAGCGGCATATCAGTAATTGCTAAATAATATCTTCCCATGCTTTTATCTTCAAGCTGTTTAGCTAAAGAAGTATGTGCTTCATTAGTTTTTGCAATTACTATAAGACCACTAGTTCCTTTATCTAATCTATGTACTATTCCATGTCTTTCTTCACCACTTATTGTCGAAAGTGAAATTTTTTTTAATTTTAGCCAATCTACTAAAGTTGCATCTTTTACGCTTGGTGCATCGTGAACAGTTAAATTATATGGTTTATTTAATACTAAAATATCTTCATCTTCATAAATTATCTCAATATTCTTGTCTTTTAAAGAATCTTTAATAAATTCTTCATCTTTAACATTTGAAAATTTTGTTTCAGGAAAAAATACTTCAACTTTTTGATTTTCTTTTAGTTTTAAACCAGTTTTATTTACTATTTTTTCATCAACTTTTACAAATTCTTTCTTAATTAGCTGTTCTATTTGATTTCTTGAAGCATCTATATTTGATGCTAAAAACTTATCAAGTCTTTCTTCATTTTTTGCAATAAAATATTTATACATATTATGATACTCTTTTGTTATGCGTTTACTAGATAAAAGAATTATTTCACACTTTGATTTTTTGTTAATAATATTCGTTTTACCTTTGATAGCTTTATCATACCATTTAATTAGTGAAACAAACGAATCACTAGCGAATAAACAATTAATGTATTACTCACTTTCATTAGTTGTATTTGTTATTGTGTTTTTTCTACCTATTAGGAGAAGACTTAGAATTATTCCTTTTTTATATTGGATAGGAATTGCTTTGTTGGTGGCTGTTGAGCTTTTTGGAGTTGTAAAATTAGGTGCAAAAAGATGGATTGAGTTACCATTCATAAATACCACAATTCAGCCATCAGAACTTATTAAACCTATATTTATTTTAATGTTGGGATACTTGATTCAACTTAGACAACCACCAGAAAAAGGTTATGGGGTAAAAGATTTTATATATTTTTCTTTTTATATTCTTTTACCTTTCATTCTAGTAGCAAAAGAACCTGATTTAGGTACAGCATTAGTTTTATTACTGGTTGGTTATGGAATACTATTTTTAGTTGGTGTAAACTGGAAAATTTGGGCATTTATAATCATTGTTTTAGGTATTACATCTCCTTTTATTTATACCTATGGAATAAAAGATTATCAAAAGAAAAGAATACATGATTTTATAGTTGCTGAAAAGCCAAGCTATCATGTTCAACAATCAATTATTGCTATTGGTTCAGGGGGATTTTCTGGAAAAGAAAGTGATGAAGCAACTCAAACTCAATTGAAATTTTTGCCAATTTCAACAAGTGATTTTATTTTTGCTTATTTAGTTGAAAGATATGGATTTTTAGGTGCGATAGGGTTAATAGTTTTATATACATTATTGATTTTACATCTTTTATCCATAAATTATTTTTTTAAAGATGATTATGTAGTCAAAGTATTTGCGTCTGGACTTGCATTGTTAATATTTTTAAACATGAGCGTAAATATTTTAATGGTTATTGGATTTGCTCCAGTTGTTGGAATTCCATTACCACTTTTCTCTTATGGGGGAAGTTCCTTTATAAACTTTATAATAACTTTTGCTATTTTGGAAAATTTGATAGCATTTAGATATTTAGATATGTATAGTAGTTATGATAGATAGTTTTAAAATAATTAATACATTCTATAGAAAATTTGAAATTTAATTTTTGTTTTTTCTGTTGGTTTTGGATAATCTTTATAGGCTATTTCTATTAATTCTAAACTGTAATCATCTAATATTGTATATCCAGATGAACTAGTAATTTTTAATCCACTAATACTTCCATCTGGATGAAACATAAATTCCACTATATTAACTCCACCAATTCTTAATTTTTCAGCAAGTTTTGGATATCCCATACGATTTAAAACTCTTTGTGTAATTACTTGAAAATTATTTAAATTTTTTTCTAAATAAGCTTTTTGAACAGTTGTAAAATTTTGATACTCTTTTCCGTATAATTTTTCTAATTGCGTTAAAATTTCTTTATTTACTGGTTCTTTTTGATTTAAAAAATTTTCTAAAGTTTTATCTTGAATTGTTGGTTTGTTTTCTACAACTTGTTCTTTTAAAACCTTATTTTGGAACTCTTTAGCTTCTTTTATCTCTTTTTTTACAATTTTTTCAGGATTGTTTTTTGGTTTATCTATTGTTTTTGGAGTTTTCACTTCTTTAGGTTTTTCAATAATTTTTTCTACTTTTTTTTCAGGTAGGGGTGTATCTTTAGGTTTCTCAATTAAGACTTTTTGTTCTTTGATTTCAGTTAATTTTACAAACTTCATATCTGTTTTTTCAACCTTTTTTTCTTCTTCGCTATGATTTTTATCACTTGATTTATAATTAAAAAGAAATGTTAAGTGTAATAACAATGAAATTAGTATAGCCAGTAATATCTTTTTCATTCGCGAATTATAGTAAAAAAAGTTAAAAATATACTATTTTAATTACTTAAAAATTTAAATAATCTTTTGCTTATATAAATTATTGTAAAATCTATACTTATTACAAAATATAGGATTAAAGATGTTTGAAAAATCTATTAAAGCTTATGAAAAAGCTTGTGAAGTAATTCCAGGTGGAGTTGATTCTCCTGTAAGAGCATTTAAAAGTGTAGGTGGAACACCGCCTTTTATAAAAAAAGGAAAAGGTGCATATTTATATGATATTGATGGAAATAAATATCTAGATTTTGTACAAAGTTGGGGACCACTTATTTTTGGACATTGCAATAAAGATATAGAAAAAGCTGTTATTAAAACAGCAAAAAAAGGTTTGAGTTTTGGAGCACCAACAAATCTTGAAACAAAATTAGCAGAAGAAATTGTTGAAATGTTTGATAATATCGATAAAGTAAGATTCGTAAGTTCAGGAACTGAAGCTACAATGAGTGCTATTAGACTTGCAAGAGGTGTTACTGGTAAAAATGATATTATTAAATTTGA comes from the Aliarcobacter cibarius genome and includes:
- a CDS encoding FtsX-like permease family protein, encoding MKSLKNIFAFLIPLLSMLIAFAIYLLINNVVASYQSKISKDYSIVVVSTSVLSKEEMPKLAGINIDTIQALSNDKIIDNIKTNLSENSIELLKQKLPNFYQINLEIFPTSSELEDIKTTLLKNPNIKKVEVFYKNHNQIYLLLLLLNSVSFILFFIIAIFAIIIIAKQIKLWFHEHHIRISILRLHGASIIYSATSILNYAMLSALLSFIISSIFLYYVSYNIEVLFPQELQDIVDIQINLGYEILKLFLLSFCISIFTIFGVLLKYKINND
- a CDS encoding cell division ATP-binding protein FtsE, coding for MIEATNIYLTYDDNKYIIKKGNFSIKPKEFIFIGGNSGSGKSTLLKSFYGEIPIKHGNLKIAGQEVFGIGGKKLRLLRKNIGIIFQDYKLVNEFTIEENIMIPLKINGYSNEVSKEQANKLLAHVRLSHRAGYYPNELSGGEQQRVAVARALAHNPKIIIADEPTGNLDDYSADLVWNLLKGANEQLGITVVVVTHRVPRNLGIKFRQLSIDDGIIYEVS
- the trmB gene encoding tRNA (guanosine(46)-N7)-methyltransferase TrmB, whose translation is MPHIVFEKKDLISTPSSKDGVDFQFIAQSYDFTKSNRKIEYRVATKYNNKEFLLTIKPKDENLMIKSDKVTRLSPVSLIKDSLNAYVKENSSRIIFSNTNSFKAEKEQKHKYLKDINYFVDEFETNKEIQIEIGFGSGRHLLHQAKSNPNIQFIGLEIHYPSIEQLLKQLEIQNITNVLVINYDARLFMEFIESNKVGKIFVHFPVPWDKKPHRRIYSNEFINEAFRVLKVGGTLELRTDSRNYFDFCLELLTNLPKGKINIDINKDLEVSSKYEDRWKKQGKNIYDLTLTSLNEDKAIDLSFDFSFENSINLKDIISKIPEKAIIVNNYFVHIEELYTILGKENSGLIKVTMGNFDRPITKYILIQEGKASYYQGNPLPTSSNIDAHKNLKEILFK
- a CDS encoding fibronectin type III domain-containing protein, translated to MKRLIQATSLTTFLLLYSGCSNVIDSLSTTTAPKVNQSAPTVNYSSIKSLPDMTSIGFEWQKLDDPRVVGYNFYRTEISKGEKTLKLISKIDSRHATHYVDKGLEPKTKYAYQISSVLSDGTESPTTEAYIAETLPRIKPVAFAQAVSNLPKKVKLLWEPHPDQRVNYYRVEKYNDTLNEWIYLATVNQRLSAEYLDTGLSNSSKHKYRVKAFTFDDVESAPTKVLEAVTKPAPKSVTGLKASNNIPKKIFLTWSASPTNDVVQYEIHRSNYESFGYKKIETVNSNVLEYTDDLKEDGLKYYYKIIAIDKDGLDSTSDLKPVKGESLGKPTKPNLSQASIQGGVAVLNWSSTPRAVSYTVIKKTKQNFFQYKTTKFENISGTSFQDSDIVSGIDYKYSIQAIDEFGIASESSNEVSLVRK
- a CDS encoding RluA family pseudouridine synthase, producing the protein MYKYFIAKNEERLDKFLASNIDASRNQIEQLIKKEFVKVDEKIVNKTGLKLKENQKVEVFFPETKFSNVKDEEFIKDSLKDKNIEIIYEDEDILVLNKPYNLTVHDAPSVKDATLVDWLKLKKISLSTISGEERHGIVHRLDKGTSGLIVIAKTNEAHTSLAKQLEDKSMGRYYLAITDMPLKDNLIIERPIARNPNNRLKMDIIENGRYAKSAFLKISLSDNEKYELVSAKLFTGRTHQIRVHLNSINRHILGDTLYGFKGELNKINRFFLHAYILYLTHPTKNIKMSFCANLPDDMSNFLKTNFSKDFSNEKINTSNIINNFSSFI
- a CDS encoding FtsW/RodA/SpoVE family cell cycle protein, translating into MRLLDKRIISHFDFLLIIFVLPLIALSYHLISETNESLANKQLMYYSLSLVVFVIVFFLPIRRRLRIIPFLYWIGIALLVAVELFGVVKLGAKRWIELPFINTTIQPSELIKPIFILMLGYLIQLRQPPEKGYGVKDFIYFSFYILLPFILVAKEPDLGTALVLLLVGYGILFLVGVNWKIWAFIIIVLGITSPFIYTYGIKDYQKKRIHDFIVAEKPSYHVQQSIIAIGSGGFSGKESDEATQTQLKFLPISTSDFIFAYLVERYGFLGAIGLIVLYTLLILHLLSINYFFKDDYVVKVFASGLALLIFLNMSVNILMVIGFAPVVGIPLPLFSYGGSSFINFIITFAILENLIAFRYLDMYSSYDR
- a CDS encoding energy transducer TonB, giving the protein MKFVKLTEIKEQKVLIEKPKDTPLPEKKVEKIIEKPKEVKTPKTIDKPKNNPEKIVKKEIKEAKEFQNKVLKEQVVENKPTIQDKTLENFLNQKEPVNKEILTQLEKLYGKEYQNFTTVQKAYLEKNLNNFQVITQRVLNRMGYPKLAEKLRIGGVNIVEFMFHPDGSISGLKITSSSGYTILDDYSLELIEIAYKDYPKPTEKTKIKFQIFYRMY